A stretch of Sulfurimonas xiamenensis DNA encodes these proteins:
- the dnaA gene encoding chromosomal replication initiator protein DnaA, with protein sequence MNIGQKILLLLKEEIPEIEYNRYIKNLIYDTKKSTNDIALFYAPNSLVLNWIKSKYSTKIKHLFEVYNSSKVNVKILLKNQIENKKAETEIKKEQKQQHSLLNPSHTFDNFMVGGSNQFAYAAVKSVSEKPGILYNPLFIHGGVGLGKTHLMQAAGNVFKNQGKIVIYTTVEQFLNDFIRHVRNKTMERFQEKYRKCDVLLIDDIQFLSNKEGIQEEFFHTFEALKGVGKQIILTADKHPKKIAGLEKRLQSRFEHGLVADIQPPELETKIAIIENKCKINKVVLTKDIINYIATVIESNVREIEGILSKLHAYSQLMHVDIDLQFTKNVLKDQLQENRANLTLDIITQNVAKDLNIKPSEIRSKGRSKNLVYARRIAIYLCRELTQNTMPQLAQYFGMKDHTAISHTLKKINELIQNDEDFKIKIEELTNKITSSS encoded by the coding sequence GTGAATATAGGCCAAAAAATTTTACTTTTGTTAAAAGAAGAGATACCTGAAATAGAATACAATAGATATATTAAAAATCTTATTTATGATACAAAAAAATCAACAAATGATATTGCTCTGTTTTATGCCCCTAACTCTTTAGTTTTAAACTGGATAAAAAGCAAATATAGCACAAAAATTAAACATCTTTTTGAGGTATATAATTCTTCTAAAGTAAATGTGAAAATTTTGCTCAAAAATCAAATTGAAAATAAAAAAGCAGAAACAGAAATAAAAAAAGAACAAAAACAGCAACACTCTTTACTTAATCCATCTCATACATTTGATAATTTTATGGTTGGAGGCTCTAATCAATTTGCATATGCTGCAGTAAAAAGTGTAAGTGAAAAACCAGGTATATTATATAACCCTCTTTTTATTCACGGTGGTGTAGGTTTAGGTAAAACTCACTTAATGCAAGCAGCAGGTAATGTTTTTAAAAATCAGGGAAAAATTGTTATATATACTACGGTTGAGCAGTTTTTAAATGATTTTATACGACATGTAAGAAATAAAACAATGGAGAGATTTCAAGAAAAATATCGTAAATGCGATGTTCTTTTAATTGATGATATTCAATTTTTAAGCAATAAAGAGGGTATTCAAGAGGAATTTTTTCATACTTTTGAAGCACTAAAAGGTGTAGGCAAGCAGATTATTTTAACAGCTGATAAACATCCTAAAAAAATAGCCGGATTAGAAAAAAGGCTTCAAAGTCGTTTTGAACATGGTCTTGTTGCAGATATTCAACCGCCTGAACTAGAAACTAAAATAGCTATTATTGAAAATAAGTGTAAAATAAATAAAGTTGTTCTTACAAAAGATATTATTAATTATATAGCAACTGTAATTGAGAGTAATGTTCGTGAAATTGAGGGCATTTTATCAAAATTACATGCCTATTCACAACTTATGCATGTAGATATTGATCTTCAATTTACAAAAAATGTTTTAAAAGATCAACTGCAAGAAAATCGTGCTAATCTCACTCTTGATATAATTACACAAAATGTAGCAAAAGATTTAAATATTAAACCAAGTGAAATCCGTTCAAAAGGTAGAAGTAAAAACTTAGTTTATGCTAGAAGAATTGCTATATACCTCTGTCGTGAACTCACACAAAATACAATGCCACAACTTGCTCAATACTTTGGAATGAAAGACCATACAGCTATTAGTCATACTCTAAAAAAAATAAATGAACTAATTCAAAATGATGAAGATTTTAAAATAAAAATAGAAGAATTAACAAATAAAATTACATCTTCTTCTTAA